In one Cupriavidus taiwanensis genomic region, the following are encoded:
- a CDS encoding sulfate/molybdate ABC transporter ATP-binding protein, giving the protein MSIQVKNVEKRFGDFVALDKVSLDFDEGELTALLGPSGCGKTTLLRIIAGLERADAGQIVLAGRDASDQHVRQRQVGFVFQHYALFKHMSVFENVAFGLRVKPRAERPSEAQIREKVRALLDLVQLDWLAERYPAQLSGGQRQRIALARALAVEPRVLLLDEPFGALDAKVRKELRRWLRRLHDELHVTSVFVTHDQEEALEVADQVVLMNRGRVEQYGSPEAVYNHPATPFVFGFLGNVNLFHGRLEVGESGGLLHTGEAVLPVVGSGHETAGDAVAYVRPHDLDLERYAPGADGIAVTLRRALTLGPVAQLELEREDNQDLIEVALPLERFRHAGFREGELLAVRPRQLRVFTQAHGAAPTQKQEAAR; this is encoded by the coding sequence ATGAGCATCCAGGTCAAGAACGTAGAGAAGCGCTTTGGCGATTTCGTCGCGCTGGACAAGGTCTCGCTCGATTTCGACGAGGGCGAGCTGACCGCGCTGCTGGGGCCATCCGGCTGCGGCAAGACCACGCTGCTGCGCATCATCGCCGGCCTGGAGCGCGCCGATGCGGGCCAGATCGTGCTGGCCGGGCGCGATGCCTCGGACCAGCACGTACGCCAGCGCCAGGTGGGCTTCGTGTTCCAGCACTACGCGCTGTTCAAGCATATGAGCGTGTTCGAGAACGTGGCCTTCGGCCTGCGCGTGAAGCCGCGCGCCGAGCGCCCGAGCGAGGCGCAGATCCGCGAAAAGGTGCGCGCGCTGCTCGACCTGGTGCAGCTCGACTGGCTCGCCGAGCGCTACCCGGCGCAGCTGTCGGGCGGCCAGCGCCAGCGCATCGCCCTGGCGCGCGCGCTGGCGGTGGAGCCGCGCGTGCTGCTGCTCGACGAACCCTTCGGCGCGCTCGACGCCAAGGTGCGCAAGGAACTGCGCCGCTGGCTGCGGCGCCTGCACGACGAGCTGCATGTGACCAGCGTGTTCGTCACGCACGACCAGGAAGAAGCGCTGGAAGTGGCCGACCAGGTGGTGCTGATGAACCGCGGCCGCGTCGAGCAGTACGGCTCGCCCGAGGCGGTCTACAACCATCCGGCGACGCCGTTCGTGTTCGGTTTCCTCGGCAACGTCAACCTGTTCCACGGCCGGCTCGAAGTGGGGGAGAGCGGCGGCCTGCTGCATACCGGCGAGGCGGTGCTGCCGGTGGTCGGCAGCGGCCACGAGACCGCCGGCGACGCGGTCGCCTATGTCCGTCCGCACGACCTGGACCTGGAGCGCTATGCCCCCGGCGCCGACGGCATTGCCGTGACGCTGCGCCGCGCGCTGACGCTGGGCCCGGTCGCCCAGCTCGAACTCGAGCGCGAAGACAACCAGGACCTGATCGAGGTGGCGCTGCCGCTCGAGCGCTTCCGCCACGCGGGCTTTCGCGAAGGCGAGCTGCTCGCCGTGCGGCCGCGCCAGCTGCGCGTGTTTACGCAGGCCCACGGCGCCGCCCCCACCCAAAAACAAGAGGCCGCACGATGA